The window AATCGTCTCCCCCTGCCCCAAGCCGGTAATCGTCACGTCGCCGGTAATGACCAGGGGCGCATCCAGCAGATAGGTCTGGTGGTCAAGGGCGATGGTCTGATGGCCGGGCGTGGCGTTGGCCTGCTCGATGGCTGCCCGCAGGCTGCACACATTGTCGGCCGTGCGGCATTGGCCGTCGCCGGGATTGGCGTCTGGCGCGTCGGTGATGGTGGTGACGATGAAATTGGCCGGGGCGACGACGGTGGTCAGGGCAAAGCCACCCTGCGTCTCCGCCTGGTTGGCCTGGGCCAGTTGGAAGGAGGCCTCGGTTTCCAGCCGCGCCCCTGGGGTTAGCTGACTGCTGAGGGTGGTGTTGATCTGGATGACGGCCGTTTCTCCCACCGGCAGCGCATTCATCTGGCAGGTCACTACCTGTGCCGCCCGGGTGCAGCTTCCGGCGCTGCTGCTGGCCGACACGTAGGTCAGCCGCGCATCTAGCGTGGCGCTGACTACCAGGTTGGTGGCAGTTAGCCCTGCGCCCGCTGTCGGTGGGTTGTTGTGCAGCGATAGGGCGTAGGCCAGCGGTTGGCCGATGGCTGCCGGGCTGGAGGCGGCGGCTACGTCGAGCAGCACGTCTACCATGGTGGAAACGGTGACGGGGATGGGGTGGCAGGTGGTTTGGGATACGGCCGTTGGCGCTTTGTTGCCATCATCGTCCACCGTTACCTGGTCGGTGACGCAAATTTGCACAGTGAAGCCGCCGTTTTGCGTGAAAACGTGTTCGGCCGTGACTGAACCGTAGCCGCCTACGCCCTGGTTGAGCAGGGGACCGGTCACGGTACCATCCTCCAAAATGCGCCCTTCCGGCTCTACCGGGCTGCCGTCGCCCCAGTTCACCGTCACCATATGCTGGTCGGGAATGTCGGGGTCGAAAAAGTCTACTTTGAACATCGTCTTGAAGCCGCGACCAATCTGCATATTATCCAGCGCTGCCAGGCGGGTGAGGTCAAAGCCGCCACCCAGCCGGTAGGCGAAGTTCTGGTTTTCCTCCGGGAAACGGGGCGCGTCGTGGACGGCGGCGATGGTCATGGTGATTGTTTCTGGCGTGGAGTGGGTACGGCCATCGTAAGCGACAAAGGTGAAAGTGTCCACGCCGTTGTAATCTGGATTGGGCGTGTAGGTGCGGCTGGCCCCACTGCCGCTGATGATACCATTCGTCGGCGGCGTGGCAATCTGGAAGGTCAGCGTATCCAGCGGCTCGTCGGGATCGTAACCGCTCAGGGTAACGGCGACCGGTACGTCCTCGTTCGTGGCAAAGGTCAACTCCCGGTCGGCCTGCGGCGGGCGGAAGTTGCGGCTGACGGCAATTTGCACCGTCGCCGGGTTGCTGCTGGCCAGCCCATCGGTCACGCCAAAGGTGAAGCTGTCCGTGCCCACAAAGTTGTTGTCCGACTGGTAGACAACGCGGGCGCTGGTGGGCGAAAGGGGCGTCAGCGGCGTGGTCTCGAAGACGTGCAGCAGATCGGTATTGTCGTCCAGTACGTAGAAATGGGTGGAGTTGACAGTCACCTGCTTGGGCTGGCCAAAATCGCCCAGGACAAAGCAGGAGCCGTCGCATTCGGAAATGGCCTGCCCGGCGAAGTGGCCTTCGGGGGTAAAACGCTGCACTCGCTGGTTAAAGTAATCGGTGACGTAGAGGATGTCGTTGCCGTCCAGGGCAATACCGCGCGGGCTGTGGAACTGGCCGGGGCCGCTGCCGTAATTTTGGCCGCCGCTGTTGATGCCGCAGGTGGTATCGGTACAGCTAAAACCAAAGCTGCGCTGGTGGGCGATGTCACAGCCGGGGCCAAAGTCACATTTGCCCAGCCAGCCGATCAAATCGCCCGGGGTGAAATTGCCCTGAGCATCCAGGGCAGCCGAGCCCCATTTGTAAATGCGGTTGATGCCGCTGTTACCCGTTCCTTTACCGGCCGCGGCGTACAGGTTGCCAGCGGAATCAAGGGCCAGGTTGGTAAAGACCACGTTGGGGATGGCGTAATTAGCCAGCAGCGTCGGATTACTGGGGCCAGTGGTATCGTACAGGTATAACTGGGCCGAGCCGGAAAGGATGGAGCCGTTGGTGACGTAGAGAATGCCTTGCTCGTCTATCAGCGCATGTTTCGGCGAGTAGAATTGCGGCGTGGCGTTGTCCATGCGATATTGAGCGATCAAATTCAAGTCCATGTCGTATTGACGCACCCAGCTCGCTTCGCCAACGCTAGGGCTGTGGCTGGCGGCTATGAGGGTGCCCAGACGCCAATCCAGGTAAATACCCTTCGTGTCAAAGCTGGACTGGACCTGGTCCCAGGTACCATCAGGCCGAAAAACGGCCAGGCGGTAACTCTGACTGATGTCTCCAGATTGTAGACAGTAGATCATGCCCTGATCGTGGACGTAGACGACGCCCTCATCGTTGACGGCCATGAAGGTGGCGTTTACCGGCCAGTTGGTGGGTACGTACTGCTGCCGGTGATCGGGGTTCTGGCAGTATTCGGTGAAGGAGATCTCCTGGAAATTAGCCAGGCGGTAATCCTGAATGAAGTAGGGGTAGAGCGGGGCGTGGAAGAAGCCGTTCTCCGGCTGGGTTTCCAGGCGGAACCAGAGCGGGTCCTGATCGGGGTCTTGGGCGGCGAGGGTGAGGGTGATCGGTTCGTAGGCGATGGCTTGCGGGGCGTTGCCGCCGGTCTGGTTATGGGCGGTGGGCGTATTATTGGTCCCTGGCGCTTTGATGTTGATGGTTTGCACGGCCGTATCGCTGTTACCAGCGCTGTCGGTGGCGGTCCAGGTAACGGCCGTTACCCCCGCCGGAAAACGAATCTCATCCCCGGCACAAACGACGCCCGGCCGGCTGCACCCATTATGGCTGACCGCTGGGTTCAAATCGGCCAGGTCAAAAACGGCCGGGTGGCCCAGATTGAGGGGGGCAGGAATGGTCGCCGTTTCGGTGACAATCGGCGGCGGGGCCAGAATCGTGGGGGCGAGGGTGTCCACCACCGTCACCGTTTGCTGCAAAGTGGCCGCGTTAAAGCCGCCAGACAGCCCATGCGGGCCGCTGTCGCGCACTTCCCAGGTGATGGTGTAGCTCTCGTTGACGCGGGCAAATTCCGGGGCGTCTGACCACCTCAGCCGGGGGTAGGGGTCGCAGTTGTCGCTGGTGGTGATGGTCCGCTCCAAAACCGGCAGATAGGTGAGGCGGGAGACGCCCCCCGGCTCAGTCGCCTCAATGGTGACGTTGGCCATGGATGTGCCAATGGTGGGGGCCACAAAATCGGTAACGACCACGTACTGCAATTCCTCGTTATAGATGCCGTGGGGGTTTGGATTGGCGGCAACCAGGAAACGAACTGTTTGGTCGCCAAAAAACTTGGTCACCGAGAGGGCTGTTCTGAGCCTTTTGTGATCTTGCCCCAGGCCGGGGATATAGATGAAGACGTAATCCATAAAGTGGATCAGCGTTTCCCCACGCCAAACGACGTGGTTGATGCCGGTAGGGAAGGTGATTTGCGAGCCGGTAAACTGGCCGCCATGCCTCGCAGAGACATCCACGCTGGTACTCCAATGGAGCAGTTCCGGCGTGCCCAACTGACCCCAATCGGTCCAGGGGGTGAGTTCGCTGAACGGGGAGGGGAAGCCAAAGAGGTTGCTGTATTTGCCGCCCATGGCGGTTTGGGCAAACGTAGCCTGGCAGTTAGAAACGTTGGTGACGGTACGTGTGGGTGGGGGACTGAGATAGGGGGCGCAATGCTTTAAACCCAGGTTGGTCAGGTAGGTCGCGGCCGAGGGCGGGAAATCGAAAGGAGGGGGCAGAAAGGTGAAAGGGAATGAGTAGTTGTAGGCAGCGCCCTGCGGCAGAATGCAAATTAGGGCGGCGGTGTTGCTCCAGTCGCCCAGGTCGTTGATGGCGGTGGGGGCGAGGAGGGCCACGGCCGTTTCTCCCCCATTCTGCACCGGTTCCATGCGCCACAAATCAAACCCCGCCTCCCGTTCGCTGACGTGGATGATGGGCGCTTCGGCCGGCTCAGGGGGCGCTTCGGCCGGCTCAGCGGTCGGTACCGGCGTGCCGTTTTGCCCGTGCAGATGGGCGGGCAGCACTGAGAGCATGAGGATCAATATAATAAGTAGAAGGCCAATGCGTTTCATTCGTTTTCTCCATTAAAAATATCTGCCAGCAAAGCCAGCAAGGTTTCCACGTCGGCGAAGCTCTGCCGCTCCTGGGTGTCCAGCCATTGCAGGTGGAAGCGCCAGAAGCGCCGGGACTCAGCGTCATCCTGCTCTGACCAGCAGCGCAGGATTAAGGTGCGATGGTTAAGAGGGTGATTGTTCATCTGCCGTGTCTCTTTTCCGGTCATGTTTGCTATAATGACCAGATAAGCAGCAGCATACACGGCTATTCTCAATTCAGTATCAATTAGGGGTCATACCTGAAAATGGTATCTAATTTGCTAAAAAGGAGCGGGAACAATGCTTCAGGCAATTGAAGGAATGATTGACCAAGAAGGCAAGGTGCGTGTCCTAAGGAAGATCAACCTACCAAAATCACGTCGGGTGATTATTACCATACTCGATGAAGAGCCGTCAGAAGAAGTCTTTAATCTGGCTTTGCTCAGCGAATCGGCTCTAGCGCGGGATTGGGAACAACCGGAGGAGGATGAGGCATGGTCGCACTTAGCCCAGCTTCCATCGTTATAATTCCATTTCCCTTTTCAGACCTTTCTGGCACAAAACTTCGCCCCGCTCTGGTTTTAGCAGAAACTGGGCATGATGATTGGCTTCTGTGCCAGATTACGAGTAAAGCGTATATTGATCCGGTTGCTATTCGCTTGTCTCATGTTGATTTGGATAAAGGCGAGCTAAGCGCTGTCAGCTATGCTCGGCCTTTGAAGCTGTTTACTGCAAATGCAGGTTTGATAGTTAAGCGCGTAGCCTTGCTAAAAGATGACACCTTCCGCGATATTTTGACGGCTACGATTGAAGCCCTTCAGAAAAACTTACCTTCTACTTCATGACTACTCCTGAGGGGCCTCCCTGATGCTCAAGTTCCATCTGTTGGGACGCCCACAAATTAGCCTGGACGACCAGCCGGTAATGGGCTTTGCATCCGAGAAAGAACTTCTCCTGCTTTGTTACCTGCTTCTCAACCCTGGTGAACACAGCCGGCCGCAGCTCGCCGGGCTGTTGTGGGGGGAGATGAGCGAGGAACGGGCGCGGGCGAATCTGAGCACGGCCGTTTACAACCTGCGCCAACTCCTGCCCAACGCCATTGAGGCTACCCGCAAAACGGCCGTTCTCAACCCCGACCAACCCGTCTGGCTGGATACGGCCGTTCTCCAGCAAGCTCTCGACAAAAACGACGCCACCCTGGACGCCGCCGTCGCCCACTATCGCGGCCCCTTCCTCGATGGCCTCTACCCCCAGGACGCGCCCGAATTGGAAAGCTGGCTGCAACAAGAGCGGGAACGGTGGCGGCTGCTGGCCCTCACTGCTCTGGACCATCTGGCCCAACAGCACAGCCAGACCGGGGAGTGGGACAAAGCCATCGCCAGCCTGCGCCGCCTGCTGGCTATCGAGCCGTGGCGCGAACAATCCCACCGGGCGCTCATGCGGCTGCTGGCGCGCACCGATCAGTTCAACGCTGCCCTGAGGCAGTATGAAACCTGCCGTACCCTGCTGCAAGAAGAGTTGGGCGTAGAACCAATGGCCGAGACAACGGCCGTTTACCAAAGCATCCAGGCCGCCCGCCAACGCCCCCACCCGCACAACTTGCCCCCGCAGCCCACGCCGCTGGTTGGCCGCGCCGCCGAATTGGGGCAGCTTTTCACCTGGTTCAACGACCCGGCGCGGCGGCTGATTACCCTGGCTGGGCCGGGCGGCAGCGGTAAAACGCGGCTGGCCCTGGCCGCCGCCAGCGACCAGGCTTACGCTTTTCTTGATGGCGTCGTTTTTGCGCCGCTGGCGGAAGCGACCAATCGCGCCGGACTGGTGCAGGCCATCGCCGCGGCCCTGGGGCTGACCCTGGTCGTGGGCGCGGAGCAGGCGGAACTGCTGGCCTACCTGCGCGACAAGGAGATGCTCCTGCTGCTTGACAACGTAGAGCAGGCGCTAGAACCGGCCGCCGATCTGGTCGTAGCCTTGCTAGAAGACGCGCCCCGGCTGCACCTGCTGGTCACGTCACGGGAATATCTGCAACTGCGCTGGGAGACGCGCCTGCCGGTGGCGGGACTGCCCACGCCGCCCATTGCGGCAGTGGACGTGGCCGCTTTCGACGCGGTGCAGCTTTTTGTGCAGATGGGGCAGCGGGTGCGGCCTGATTTTACGTTGGCGGGAGAAGAAACGGCCGTAGCCGACCTCTGCCGTATGGTGGAAGGCGCGCCGCTGGCGCTGGAACTGGCCGCTTCCCTGCTGGACGCCGAAGCGCCGCCGCAACTGCTGGTGCAAATCCGGGGCAGTTTCGACCGGCTGGCGACGACGATGCGCGACGTGCCCACCCGCCATCGCAGTTTGCGGGCTGTGTTCGACCATTCCTGGGCGCTGCTGACGGCGGCGCAGCAGGCGGCTTTGCCCCGGCTGGCGTTGTTTCATGGTGGCTTTACGCCTCCGGCGGCGCTGGCTGTCGCCGCTGCGTCACCGGCGCTGCTGGCAAGTCTGGCGGCCAAAACGCTCATCCGCGCCACGGGAAACGGCCGTTATGCCCTGCACGAACTCATCCGCCAATACGCTCTGGAGCGGCTGGGTGATCAGCGCCAAGCTGCTGCCGACCACGCTGCCTATTTTACCGCCCAGCTAGAACAGGCCACAGGTGCTTTGCGCGGTCCGCAGCAAACGGCCGTTGCCCGCCAACTGCTGGCCGATTTAGCCAATATTGAAGTGGCCTGGCAGGAGGGAATTAGCGCCGGAAACACGGCGCTGCTGCTGGCGATGGCCCCCGGATTGGCCCGCTTTTATGAGGTAGCCGGATTATTCCAGGCGGGCGAGGCCGCATTTGGCGCGGCTCTGGATGGCCTCGCGGCGGCCAACCCGACGCTGAAACTTTATCTTGCGGCTTTTTTGTTGGAACGGCAGGAGTACGCGGCGGCGGCAACGGCCGTTGCCGCTGCATTTGCTGCTGGACTGCCAAGCCCTGCCCTGTTGGCCCAGGCGCATCTCATCAAGGCTGCCGTTTCTTTGCGCCAGGGAAATGCAGCCGCAGCCCAGGAGACTATTGCTCAGGCGCTGGTTGAAGCTGAAGCGGCCCAAAACCCCTGGCTTCAGGCGCAGGCGTGGCGTTTGCTGGGGCAGTTGGGTGAACGAACGGGCGATTATGATCAGGCGGAACAGGCGATCCGCCAGGCGTTGACCATCTATGAGGCAAGCGGCGACCCGCTGGGGCTGGCGCGAACTTACCAGGCATTGGGGTCTGTCTATTTTCGGCGCGGGGATTATGCAGCCGCCAAGGAACTTCTGGAAAAAGCGCTGGCGATGCAGCGGCAGGTGGACCCCACTGGCCTGAGCAGCGCCCGTGTGTTGGTGGCGCTGGGCACTGTCGCCAGCAATCTGGGGCAAGAAAAGCAGGGAGAGGCGTATTTTCAGGAATCCCTGGCTGTTTTTCAGCAGATGGGCGACCGTGCCAATGCGGCGCTGGCGGCCAATATGTTGGGGCGCGGGGCGGCCTGGGACTACGATTTTAGCCGGGCGCGAACTTATTACGCGCAGGCTTTGGCCTGGTATCAGGAGATTGGACAGCGCAAGGGAATCGCGGACACCCAGCGGTATCTGGCTGACCTGGCGCTGACCTTGGGGCAATATGAAGAGGCGGAACGGTGGTTGACGGCCGTTTTAGAGACCTACCGCGCCATTCAAGACAAACGCAGCGTTGGCACAACGTTGACCCGGCTGGCTCTCGTCTCTCACTATCGGGGCGACCGGCAAACAGCGGAACAACAGGCCGAAGCGGCGCTGGCTATCGCTGCCGAAATCGGTAATCCGCTGCTGCGGGCGTATGGGTTGACCAGTTTGGGTCATGCGCTGCGGGGACAGAAACAGTGGGAACGGGCAACGGCCGTTTACCATGACGCCATTATCATCTGGCAAGCGTTAGACATGACGGGGCTGTTGGCCGAAACACAGGCCGCTCTGTCCGCTGTCTACCATGCCGCCGGACGGCCGTCCGACGCCTGGCCCCTGCTGGAAGCGGCTCTGACGTATCTGGCCAACAATCCCCAACCCGATTGCGACGCGCCTGGCGAGATGTATTTGCATTGTGTGATACTGCTGCAAGCGAAAGGCGATAAACGCGCAGAGCAAGTGCTGGCCCACGGGATAGAGATGCTGCGCCAGCAGGCGGTCGGCATTACTGACGCCGCCGACAGGACTGTGTTTCTTGATGGGATTGAGTCTCACCGAGGCCTGTTTGCTTTGCCCATAATGACCCCCAAAAATTAAACTGCATACTCAGTTCAGGCATGGTTCATTTCAAGCGTGTCATGCTGAGAGCCTGTGCTGAGCGAAGCCGAAGCATCCTCCGAAGGATCCCGTTCCTCTGGCGGCAGCGGGATGCTTCGCTCCGAAGACTCCGCTCAGCATGACAATGCAGCGCGAATTTGTAAAAAAGATGTTTCGCTTGATGAACCATGCCCATAATCGCGTTTCATACACCACGCGAGAACGCGAAAAGAATTTCGCGGCTGCATCATTGGGATGACCGACCACTGAAAAGCCCTGGACTTACCGGTGGAGTTGTTGGTAAAAACGGCCGTTCTCGGCTATCTTTACTCCCAACAACAGCATCCTACCAGCCTGTCGGAGAACTCAGGATAGGTACACGGATTGAACGGATTCGACGGATTTTTACGGATACATCACCAGAAAATCGGTGTAAATCCGTTAAATCCGTGTCATCCGTGTATCCATTTCTACTTTTCCGACAACCTGCTAGAGGCGACAAACTCCTTGGCAGATGCAAAGCAGGGACGACAATTATGGACCATGTAATAGAAACCAGAGACCTGACCGTCTATTACAACCGACATCGTGGAATTATTGATGTCAATCTGACGGTCGAAAAAGGAGAAGTGTTTGGCTTCTTAGGGCCAAACGGCGCGGGCAAGACCACCACCCAACGGGTCTTGCTCGACGTGATTCGCCCCACTAAAGGGCAGGCATTCATCTTTGGCAAAGATTGCCAAAAAGAAGGCGTCGCCATCCGCCAACGGGTAGGCTATCTGCCCGGTGAGTTGAGCCTGTACGCCAACATGAAGGCGCAAGAATTTTTCGAGATGATAGATGCGCTGTGGGGCAACCAGGGTGATAAGGCGTATCGGGATTTATTATGTGAACGGCTTAATCTGGACGCCGACCGGAAAATCCGTGAATTCTCCCGGGGAAACAAGCAAAAAGTGGGTGTTGTGGCCGCTTTCATGCACAAGCCCGATTTGCTAATTCTCGATGAGCCGACCAGTGGGCTGGACCCATTGGTGCAGCAAAGTGTGTTGGAAATAGTGCGCGAGGCGAAAGCCGACGGCCGTACCGTCTTTTTCTCGTCTCACATTTTGCCGGAAGTACAAGCTGTCTGTGACCGCGTGGGCATTATCCGTGAAGGAGAATTGGTGGCAACGCAGCGCATCGAGGATTTGGTGCGGCAGCACTTCAAGCGGGTACGGCTCGATTTTGTCACAATGCCGCCGGCTGACGCCTTTGCTTTCGACGGGGTGACAGAAATTTCCCGCGACGAGCAGGGGGTGTCTTTGGAAATCAAGGCTAATTTAAATGCGGTCATGGCAACGGCCGTTACTTACCACATCACCAACATCAAAACCGAGTCTGTCTCCCTGGAAGACATCTTCCTGGCCTATTACAGCCGGCAAAATGGAGGCGACCATGTTTAGACTGTTACGACAAGAACTCTATTTTCGGCGTAATGCCATGATCGGCTGGGGACTGGCCCTCTGCTTTTTCCCCGTGGTGTACGTCGGTTTATACCCCTCCTTTGCCGAGCAGATGGTCAATTTTCAAGCAATGATGGACCTGGCTATCTATCAGGCGATGGGTATCAGCATGGGCAGCTTCGAGGATTATATGGCTTCCACCGTCACCAATTTGGTTCCGGTGATTATTTCCATTTATGCCGTTGTCAGCGGCACCGGAACCTTAGCCGGTGAAGAGGATGACGGCCGTTTAGAGATGATCATTACGTCCCCCCTACCCCGCTGGCAAATTATCGCCACCAAAGCAATCGCCACCGGCTTTGCCCTGCTGGTCATCCTGTCCACCGTTGGACTGGCAGCCGCCTTAACCCTGGCCAATATCTCCAGCCAGATAACCACCGAAGTGCTGCCGATGAATGTCTTTGCCAGTTTGCTGGCGGCCTGGCCCCTGACGATGGGCTTTGCCATGATCAGCCTCTTCCTCGGCGCATTCACGCCCAACCGTCGCGCCGCCTCGGCCATCGCCACCGCTGTCGTACTCATTAGCTACCTGGGCAACAATCTGACTGGCATGATCGAGTCGCTGGAAAATCTCAAATGGATTTTCTTGTTCCACTACTTTGATGCTTCGGCCAATGCACTGCTCAATGGGCAAGTGGGCAGCAATGTCGTTGCGCTCCTGCTGTTCAGTCTGGCGGCGTTTGGGCTGGCGGCGTTCTTTTTCCAGCGGCGCGATATTACCGTTGGCGTCTGGCCCTGGCAAAAAGGGAAGCTGCCCGCTTAGCGATCATCGAGAAATTACATGGCCCAGATTGGACCAATCTTCAACTGGCCTGGACGCGGATGACGTGGGCTTTTACCCTGCGCCCAGGACTGGCGAGTTCGGCGGTTCGATGGCGACGCGCAGCATGGGCACGATGCTCTCCACTCTTGCAAGATGACGCCGGGCATTTGCCGCGCTTTTAGCTCCCGAAGGACAAAACTTAATTCATTCAGCGCTTCCGTCGGCCGTCTCTGGATCAGGTGTGGGGGCCACGGTTGGCGTCGCCGCTGGTGGAACCAGCGGGTCCAGTTTTGTTACTTCAATCACTTCCATCGTCAAGCCAATTTTGTCAAGAATCCCTTCATTGGATAAGGTGGCGCCAATGTTTTCTTGCAAGCTTTCTACGGCAAAAAGTGGGATAGCGCTGGTAGAGCGCACCACCAACTCCATTTGCAGCGCGCCATTTTGAAAAGAAACGATCTGCAAATCCACCAATTCCGCGCCGACCACTTCTTGTACAAGTTGGTCTGTTACCTGGTAGATGCGCGCTTCTGCTTGCCGGCTTTTCAGCAGTTCAAACGTAAAAAAGGCCAACAAGGCCGTTACCAAAACCAGTGAGAACAAAGAGACCCGGAAGGCGCGCGTTTGAATGCGCTTGCGATCCTTGCGCGTGGTGGTTGGCCGGAACCCCAATACCAGAAACATAAATGAGGAAGCCGAAGCAATGGCCACAAAGTTGGTCATAAACAGCAACAACGCGCCCAACGGTAGACGGAAGGCGTCATTGGCTAACACGGCCGTCAGACTAAGCACTGGCATTTGGAAAAGGGAAACAACGGCGGCCATCAACGTTAAGCCCACAGCTGTCAGGGGCGGAACAAGCGCCGCGGCAATCGCCACTCCCGGCAGCGCCCCGGCAGCGTCGGAACGGCACAGGGCATAGGCGGCCGCCAGACCAGAAAATAAGGCGATGCCCAGATCAATCAGGCTGGGCTGGGTGCGCGCCAATATTTCGTTGGAAAGCGGCTGGTTAAAGGTGATTAATCCGGCTATCGCCCCCACCATAATCGTCAGAATGACGCCTTGCAGTACGGCCGTAATCGATCGCTTCAAGAACCGGGCGTCGCCTAACACGGTGGCCAGCCCCACGCCGATGATCGGGGACATGAGTGGGGCTACCAGCATGGCGCCAATCACCACCGCCGGGCTGTTTACCACAAGCCCCAGCGACGCAATCATGGCGGCTAGAGAGATGAGCATATAATAATCTACGTCTGGCCGGGCATTGCGGCGAATACGCACGTAGGCATCGGCACGGTCGGTTACGCTCAGGCGGGGGATGAGCATTTGCAGACGCCAGGAAAGGCGTTCGCCGAGATTGGCAAACAGACGACGTGGTTCGCGCGCGACAGCAACTGGGCGCTTGCTCATGCGCACCACTGCGCCGGGAATATCGCCAAAAAGCGCCTTGTCTATGGAACTCTCCCGGCTGGAACCGATGATAACCAGGTCATATCCGGTGGCAGCTTCCCGAACAATGGCTTCGGATACCGAGTCTGCCTGGACCAGTTTACTTTCGATACGGCCGTTGGCATCCACAAATTCTAACAACTGCCGCAAGCGCGCATAGCCCAGGGCTTCCGCGCCAGATACCTGGTGGACCGACGCCACATACAAGACAGTTATTTGTGTGTCTGGCGTAAGCGGCAGCAAGAAGGTAAGCGCATGGGCTGTGTTTGGACCACCGGCAGTGGGCACGAGGATTTTCTTGAGACCGGACTGTCTGGGGACGGCCGTTGTTCCCACCACTTCCTCGCGGTCGCCGCGCAAGGCAATGACCGCGCAAGGAACGCGGTTTAGATCGTATCGCATTTGGCTGTCGGCATGGGCCAGCAGTAAGTCAATTCCCGCTTTGCGCGTGAGATCTACCAGGGTTTGCGTGGCGTCTGGGCCGCTAACCAATAGGGCAGTCGTGTCACAATCTGGTGGACAAACGCCTTGCGCCGCTGTTAACGTGGATTGACAGGCCGCCACCG of the Candidatus Leptovillus gracilis genome contains:
- a CDS encoding CSLREA domain-containing protein, with the protein product MKRIGLLLIILILMLSVLPAHLHGQNGTPVPTAEPAEAPPEPAEAPIIHVSEREAGFDLWRMEPVQNGGETAVALLAPTAINDLGDWSNTAALICILPQGAAYNYSFPFTFLPPPFDFPPSAATYLTNLGLKHCAPYLSPPPTRTVTNVSNCQATFAQTAMGGKYSNLFGFPSPFSELTPWTDWGQLGTPELLHWSTSVDVSARHGGQFTGSQITFPTGINHVVWRGETLIHFMDYVFIYIPGLGQDHKRLRTALSVTKFFGDQTVRFLVAANPNPHGIYNEELQYVVVTDFVAPTIGTSMANVTIEATEPGGVSRLTYLPVLERTITTSDNCDPYPRLRWSDAPEFARVNESYTITWEVRDSGPHGLSGGFNAATLQQTVTVVDTLAPTILAPPPIVTETATIPAPLNLGHPAVFDLADLNPAVSHNGCSRPGVVCAGDEIRFPAGVTAVTWTATDSAGNSDTAVQTINIKAPGTNNTPTAHNQTGGNAPQAIAYEPITLTLAAQDPDQDPLWFRLETQPENGFFHAPLYPYFIQDYRLANFQEISFTEYCQNPDHRQQYVPTNWPVNATFMAVNDEGVVYVHDQGMIYCLQSGDISQSYRLAVFRPDGTWDQVQSSFDTKGIYLDWRLGTLIAASHSPSVGEASWVRQYDMDLNLIAQYRMDNATPQFYSPKHALIDEQGILYVTNGSILSGSAQLYLYDTTGPSNPTLLANYAIPNVVFTNLALDSAGNLYAAAGKGTGNSGINRIYKWGSAALDAQGNFTPGDLIGWLGKCDFGPGCDIAHQRSFGFSCTDTTCGINSGGQNYGSGPGQFHSPRGIALDGNDILYVTDYFNQRVQRFTPEGHFAGQAISECDGSCFVLGDFGQPKQVTVNSTHFYVLDDNTDLLHVFETTPLTPLSPTSARVVYQSDNNFVGTDSFTFGVTDGLASSNPATVQIAVSRNFRPPQADRELTFATNEDVPVAVTLSGYDPDEPLDTLTFQIATPPTNGIISGSGASRTYTPNPDYNGVDTFTFVAYDGRTHSTPETITMTIAAVHDAPRFPEENQNFAYRLGGGFDLTRLAALDNMQIGRGFKTMFKVDFFDPDIPDQHMVTVNWGDGSPVEPEGRILEDGTVTGPLLNQGVGGYGSVTAEHVFTQNGGFTVQICVTDQVTVDDDGNKAPTAVSQTTCHPIPVTVSTMVDVLLDVAAASSPAAIGQPLAYALSLHNNPPTAGAGLTATNLVVSATLDARLTYVSASSSAGSCTRAAQVVTCQMNALPVGETAVIQINTTLSSQLTPGARLETEASFQLAQANQAETQGGFALTTVVAPANFIVTTITDAPDANPGDGQCRTADNVCSLRAAIEQANATPGHQTIALDHQTYLLDAPLVITGDVTITGLGQGETILAGQGNGRILTINSGVNVSLNNLTLTRGSEPDGFGGGVLNNGTLTLNGVTISHNDAATGGGIWNQGDLIVSHSAIVGNRSDESGGGLHNQGTAALTNVTISGNRAASGGGIGGGGTNTLTNVTISSNQATGSGGGLNGGPANFTLRNTILAGNSAAAAGPNCGYGFTSQGYNLIDNISGCAISGNTVGNIIGQNPRLLPLLSDKGAPPTAALRGGSPAIDAGTCQTAADQRGVARPVDGDLNGQARCDIGAYEFEPLQLYLPVLVR
- a CDS encoding type II toxin-antitoxin system PemK/MazF family toxin, which gives rise to MVALSPASIVIIPFPFSDLSGTKLRPALVLAETGHDDWLLCQITSKAYIDPVAIRLSHVDLDKGELSAVSYARPLKLFTANAGLIVKRVALLKDDTFRDILTATIEALQKNLPSTS
- a CDS encoding tetratricopeptide repeat protein: MLKFHLLGRPQISLDDQPVMGFASEKELLLLCYLLLNPGEHSRPQLAGLLWGEMSEERARANLSTAVYNLRQLLPNAIEATRKTAVLNPDQPVWLDTAVLQQALDKNDATLDAAVAHYRGPFLDGLYPQDAPELESWLQQERERWRLLALTALDHLAQQHSQTGEWDKAIASLRRLLAIEPWREQSHRALMRLLARTDQFNAALRQYETCRTLLQEELGVEPMAETTAVYQSIQAARQRPHPHNLPPQPTPLVGRAAELGQLFTWFNDPARRLITLAGPGGSGKTRLALAAASDQAYAFLDGVVFAPLAEATNRAGLVQAIAAALGLTLVVGAEQAELLAYLRDKEMLLLLDNVEQALEPAADLVVALLEDAPRLHLLVTSREYLQLRWETRLPVAGLPTPPIAAVDVAAFDAVQLFVQMGQRVRPDFTLAGEETAVADLCRMVEGAPLALELAASLLDAEAPPQLLVQIRGSFDRLATTMRDVPTRHRSLRAVFDHSWALLTAAQQAALPRLALFHGGFTPPAALAVAAASPALLASLAAKTLIRATGNGRYALHELIRQYALERLGDQRQAAADHAAYFTAQLEQATGALRGPQQTAVARQLLADLANIEVAWQEGISAGNTALLLAMAPGLARFYEVAGLFQAGEAAFGAALDGLAAANPTLKLYLAAFLLERQEYAAAATAVAAAFAAGLPSPALLAQAHLIKAAVSLRQGNAAAAQETIAQALVEAEAAQNPWLQAQAWRLLGQLGERTGDYDQAEQAIRQALTIYEASGDPLGLARTYQALGSVYFRRGDYAAAKELLEKALAMQRQVDPTGLSSARVLVALGTVASNLGQEKQGEAYFQESLAVFQQMGDRANAALAANMLGRGAAWDYDFSRARTYYAQALAWYQEIGQRKGIADTQRYLADLALTLGQYEEAERWLTAVLETYRAIQDKRSVGTTLTRLALVSHYRGDRQTAEQQAEAALAIAAEIGNPLLRAYGLTSLGHALRGQKQWERATAVYHDAIIIWQALDMTGLLAETQAALSAVYHAAGRPSDAWPLLEAALTYLANNPQPDCDAPGEMYLHCVILLQAKGDKRAEQVLAHGIEMLRQQAVGITDAADRTVFLDGIESHRGLFALPIMTPKN